A genomic window from Treponema maltophilum ATCC 51939 includes:
- a CDS encoding Crp/Fnr family transcriptional regulator, whose amino-acid sequence MLQLSFVNFRKDSYLLVEGKTENDRFYIIQSGKVHTFRQGDVLSDSGSVLGPGDFVGVVPCMSSHSQIETAVAATDVVVISVRRDQYQALISKNTPVAMKIIRTFANRMRTVNEILTRLTLKNSMADSPERMYSIAAYYEKMGKTDLAVYGYYQYMKECPGGANIEKAKSRFVTLKARSHAVYFESPTGNLRNYPKDTMIFSECQSGQDMFIIQSGQVKISKVVDDNEVILAVLQKGDFFGEMALLENKPRSASAIAHEDCVLMAVNRKNFDQMVATQAQLITRLTITLAERLWSMSRQLTNAQLRDPMFKLFDMLALQLEKNRVPLGKTASHQFDLTPYDLAHMCGIPQEEQAIVLAQFIKDPRVRLVSNKIYIADCRELMKASEFYRKQKQSAPVL is encoded by the coding sequence TTGTTACAATTATCGTTTGTGAATTTCAGAAAAGACTCCTATCTGCTGGTTGAAGGCAAAACCGAAAACGACCGTTTTTATATTATTCAAAGCGGAAAGGTTCACACATTCCGGCAAGGCGATGTACTTTCGGATTCAGGTTCCGTACTCGGCCCCGGCGATTTCGTCGGCGTCGTTCCCTGTATGTCTTCCCACAGCCAAATAGAAACGGCCGTTGCGGCGACCGACGTTGTCGTCATTTCCGTACGGCGCGATCAGTATCAGGCCCTTATTTCAAAAAATACGCCGGTTGCGATGAAAATAATCCGCACCTTCGCCAACAGGATGCGCACGGTCAACGAAATCCTTACCCGGCTTACTTTAAAAAACAGCATGGCCGATTCTCCGGAGCGCATGTACTCTATCGCCGCCTATTACGAAAAAATGGGAAAAACCGATTTGGCGGTCTACGGCTATTATCAGTATATGAAAGAATGTCCCGGCGGAGCGAATATCGAAAAGGCAAAAAGCCGCTTTGTTACTTTAAAAGCGCGCTCACACGCCGTTTATTTTGAAAGTCCCACCGGTAATTTGCGCAACTATCCGAAAGATACGATGATTTTTTCCGAATGTCAGTCCGGGCAGGATATGTTTATTATCCAATCGGGGCAGGTTAAAATATCGAAGGTTGTCGACGATAACGAAGTGATTTTGGCCGTCTTGCAAAAGGGCGACTTTTTCGGCGAAATGGCCCTGCTCGAAAACAAACCGCGTTCGGCAAGCGCGATCGCTCACGAAGACTGCGTGCTTATGGCGGTGAACCGTAAAAACTTCGATCAAATGGTTGCAACTCAAGCGCAGCTTATTACGCGGCTTACGATAACACTTGCCGAGCGTTTGTGGTCCATGTCGCGCCAGCTTACAAACGCGCAGCTGCGCGACCCCATGTTCAAATTGTTCGACATGCTCGCTTTACAGCTCGAAAAAAACCGCGTTCCGCTCGGAAAGACCGCGAGCCATCAGTTCGACCTTACGCCCTACGATTTGGCGCATATGTGCGGCATTCCGCAGGAAGAGCAAGCCATCGTATTGGCTCAGTTTATAAAGGACCCGCGCGTCCGTTTGGTGTCCAATAAGATTTACATTGCCGATTGCCGCGAATTGATGAAAGCCTCCGAATTTTACCGAAAGCAAAAGCAATCGGCTCCGGTGCTGTAA
- a CDS encoding cysteine--tRNA ligase, with product MALRLFNTMGRQTQDFIPIRTGECGFYGCGPTVYNYAHIGNLRAYVFLDTLDRTMRFLGYKVNHVMNITDIGHLTGDADSGEDKMLKTAKERGQSVLETADFYTKAFFKDIDSLNIRRPTVVCKATDHIQDMIDLIKRIEANGHTYSSGGNLYYDVSTFPDYGKLANLNLNDLKAGARIDIDANKRNPYDFVLWFTKSKFENQALVWDSPWGKGYPGWHIECSAMSMKYLGEQFDIHTGGIDHIPIHHTNEIAQSEGATGKKWVNYWLHNEFLVVNKEKMAKSSGSFLTLQKLIDAGFDPLDYRFFLLGGHYRSQLAFSWEAMESAKNARKALVQRFAKTLKSAYAEGLTKEDAERYARFSSKNASDEDVEECARRLQKLSAEAKQSLDAFRQALEDDLALPRALSEIQTAVKNKNIRARDCVLLTAAADGVLGLELVKSAAALLEEAERGTAGIGTGDADIDKLVAERTRAKKQKDYARADEIRTLLKEKGIILEDTPEGTTWKRQ from the coding sequence ATGGCACTGCGTTTATTCAACACGATGGGACGGCAAACACAAGATTTTATTCCCATACGCACAGGAGAATGCGGTTTTTACGGATGCGGCCCGACCGTATACAATTATGCGCACATAGGGAATTTGCGCGCATACGTATTTTTGGACACGCTTGACCGCACCATGCGCTTTTTAGGCTACAAGGTCAATCACGTTATGAACATTACCGACATAGGCCACTTAACCGGAGATGCGGACAGCGGCGAAGATAAAATGCTTAAAACGGCAAAAGAACGCGGGCAGTCGGTTTTGGAAACGGCCGATTTTTACACAAAGGCTTTTTTTAAAGACATCGATTCGCTTAATATACGCCGGCCGACCGTCGTGTGCAAAGCGACCGACCATATTCAAGATATGATCGATTTAATCAAACGGATTGAAGCGAACGGCCATACCTACAGCAGCGGCGGGAATTTATACTACGACGTATCCACCTTTCCCGACTACGGAAAACTTGCAAACCTCAATTTGAACGACTTAAAAGCCGGCGCGCGCATCGATATCGACGCGAACAAACGCAATCCCTACGACTTTGTGCTGTGGTTTACAAAAAGCAAATTCGAAAACCAAGCGCTCGTATGGGATTCGCCGTGGGGCAAGGGGTATCCGGGCTGGCACATTGAATGTTCCGCTATGAGCATGAAGTATTTGGGCGAACAGTTCGACATTCACACCGGAGGCATAGACCATATTCCCATTCACCACACAAACGAAATCGCCCAGTCCGAAGGCGCTACCGGGAAAAAATGGGTAAATTATTGGCTTCACAATGAATTCCTTGTCGTAAATAAAGAAAAAATGGCCAAGTCTTCCGGCAGTTTTTTAACCTTGCAAAAGCTCATCGATGCCGGCTTCGATCCGCTCGACTACCGGTTTTTCCTTTTGGGCGGCCATTACCGCAGTCAGCTTGCCTTTTCGTGGGAAGCGATGGAAAGCGCCAAAAATGCGCGCAAAGCCCTTGTTCAGCGCTTTGCAAAAACGCTTAAATCGGCTTATGCCGAAGGATTGACAAAAGAAGATGCCGAACGGTACGCGCGCTTTTCTTCGAAAAACGCTTCCGACGAAGACGTTGAAGAATGCGCGCGCCGTCTGCAAAAATTGAGTGCGGAAGCAAAACAAAGCCTCGACGCTTTCAGACAGGCACTCGAAGACGATTTGGCTTTGCCGCGCGCATTGTCGGAAATACAAACGGCGGTAAAAAACAAAAACATACGCGCGCGCGACTGCGTGCTTTTGACGGCCGCCGCGGACGGCGTGCTCGGTCTTGAACTCGTAAAAAGCGCCGCCGCCCTTTTGGAAGAAGCCGAACGCGGTACGGCCGGCATCGGCACCGGAGACGCGGACATAGACAAATTGGTTGCGGAACGCACGAGAGCGAAAAAACAAAAAGATTACGCGCGCGCCGACGAAATACGCACGCTTTTAAAAGAAAAGGGCATTATATTGGAAGATACGCCCGAGGGTACGACGTGGAAACGCCAATGA
- the murB gene encoding UDP-N-acetylmuramate dehydrogenase — MNTNLRKIAEICNTSSDFRGKIIYGESMADHTTFKVGGDARVFAQPDDEKSCMFVLGLLRENRVPFFILGGGSNIVVADEGLEGCILCTKALNALRLQDDVLYCGAGTSFDEVTDFCIAHGLSGLENFAGLPGTVGGAVYMNARCYEKSISDVLLFADYAVPEDDEARRYTMNETDWDYKKSPFMARCAEQRPCLILSAAFKVEKGEASLIEQKCRGFIKDREEKGHFRYPCAGSVFKNNRAFGKPSGKIIDEALLRGTRRGNAQVAPWHGNFIVNTGGASADSIKELVQYVQSEVKKRTGFSLECEIIFIDNSLLGFYTIP, encoded by the coding sequence ATGAATACCAATTTACGCAAAATAGCGGAAATTTGCAATACTTCTTCGGATTTTCGCGGAAAAATAATATACGGCGAATCGATGGCTGATCACACGACGTTTAAAGTCGGCGGGGATGCCCGCGTGTTCGCGCAGCCGGACGATGAAAAAAGCTGTATGTTTGTGCTGGGCCTCTTGCGTGAAAACCGCGTTCCCTTTTTTATCTTGGGCGGCGGCTCCAATATCGTTGTTGCCGACGAAGGGCTTGAAGGCTGCATACTGTGTACAAAGGCCTTAAACGCTCTAAGGTTACAAGACGATGTGCTGTATTGCGGCGCGGGTACAAGTTTTGATGAGGTTACCGACTTTTGCATTGCGCACGGACTTTCCGGTCTTGAAAATTTTGCGGGGCTTCCCGGAACGGTCGGCGGGGCGGTGTACATGAATGCGCGCTGCTACGAAAAATCGATAAGCGACGTTTTGCTCTTTGCCGACTATGCCGTGCCCGAAGACGATGAAGCGCGGCGCTATACGATGAACGAAACGGATTGGGACTATAAAAAATCGCCTTTTATGGCCCGGTGCGCCGAACAAAGGCCCTGCCTCATCCTTTCGGCCGCTTTTAAAGTCGAAAAAGGCGAGGCTTCTCTTATCGAACAAAAATGCCGCGGTTTTATAAAAGACCGCGAAGAAAAAGGACATTTCCGTTATCCGTGCGCCGGCAGCGTTTTTAAAAACAATCGCGCGTTCGGCAAACCGTCGGGAAAAATAATCGACGAAGCGCTTTTGCGCGGCACGCGCAGAGGAAACGCGCAGGTTGCGCCCTGGCACGGGAATTTTATAGTAAATACGGGCGGCGCTTCTGCCGATAGTATAAAAGAACTGGTACAATACGTTCAAAGCGAAGTAAAAAAGCGTACGGGTTTTAGCCTCGAATGCGAAATTATCTTTATTGACAATAGTCTATTAGGCTTTTATACTATACCTTAA
- a CDS encoding tetratricopeptide repeat protein yields the protein MSPASPLDSVVFIALGDNFKLPANAFTIDPSIPLPVQKASASSSVDIASLTQEQIFAGILTVLAYDTANANRQYYRSLIKAAKPDILRELTEAAILKAKNEDYEIADEIFAALRGLEPENPAVTLNSALFFDQRADSYRRSGLTEDADAYDESAHAYYKEAMAAEPAVPDAFFNAGFFYLKQQNFSKAKFCFESYLRLTEGADTEKDENTAYKRERARQIETDISRCNLDDELFKSAFDFISIGQEEKGLECIRRFLEKNPKVWNAWFMLGWALRRLNRWKDAKAAFEQSLECGGENSDIYNELSLCLMELNDYEGAGKCLRTALKLEPENTKIMSNMGFLALRKGDPAEAARYFNAVLEFDPDDRIAKDALAQLDSQGQA from the coding sequence GTGAGTCCCGCAAGCCCGCTCGATTCGGTTGTGTTTATTGCGCTCGGCGATAATTTTAAGCTGCCGGCAAACGCGTTTACGATCGATCCTTCAATACCGCTTCCCGTTCAAAAAGCGTCGGCTTCCTCATCAGTAGACATCGCCTCTTTGACGCAAGAGCAGATTTTCGCCGGCATTTTAACCGTGCTTGCCTACGACACGGCGAACGCGAACAGGCAGTATTACCGCAGTTTAATAAAGGCGGCAAAACCGGATATTTTGCGCGAATTGACCGAAGCCGCGATTTTAAAAGCGAAAAACGAAGATTACGAAATCGCCGACGAAATATTCGCCGCCCTGCGCGGTTTGGAACCCGAAAACCCCGCCGTTACGTTGAATTCGGCACTGTTTTTCGACCAGCGGGCCGACTCGTACCGGCGCTCGGGCTTAACCGAAGACGCCGACGCATACGACGAAAGCGCGCACGCCTATTATAAAGAAGCGATGGCAGCCGAGCCGGCCGTTCCCGACGCTTTTTTTAATGCCGGATTTTTTTATTTAAAACAGCAAAATTTTTCCAAGGCGAAATTCTGCTTTGAATCCTACCTCCGCCTCACCGAAGGCGCCGATACCGAAAAGGATGAAAACACCGCATATAAACGCGAGCGTGCGCGACAAATCGAAACGGATATCAGCAGGTGCAACCTCGACGACGAATTGTTCAAATCGGCATTCGATTTTATTTCGATTGGACAAGAAGAAAAAGGCCTTGAATGTATCCGCCGCTTTTTGGAAAAAAATCCGAAAGTGTGGAACGCGTGGTTTATGCTCGGCTGGGCGCTGCGCCGCTTAAACCGCTGGAAGGACGCAAAGGCGGCTTTCGAACAATCGCTTGAATGCGGCGGCGAAAACAGCGACATATACAATGAGCTTTCGCTGTGCCTTATGGAACTGAACGATTACGAAGGCGCGGGAAAATGCCTGCGCACGGCTTTAAAACTGGAGCCGGAAAATACGAAGATAATGTCGAACATGGGCTTTTTGGCTTTGCGCAAGGGCGATCCGGCCGAAGCCGCGCGCTATTTTAATGCCGTATTGGAATTCGATCCGGACGACCGCATCGCAAAAGACGCTTTAGCACAGCTTGATTCTCAAGGGCAAGCTTAA
- the rpsU gene encoding 30S ribosomal protein S21, whose protein sequence is MAHIMIDDSENLEKAIKRFKRMVEKEGIIREWKKREYFEKPSTIKNRKNKTLQRKLMKKNRKTRDTGHGAY, encoded by the coding sequence TTGGCTCATATCATGATCGATGATTCCGAGAACCTTGAAAAAGCCATTAAGCGTTTTAAACGAATGGTTGAAAAAGAAGGAATTATCCGTGAATGGAAAAAGCGGGAATATTTTGAAAAACCTTCAACCATCAAAAATCGCAAAAATAAAACCCTCCAGCGCAAATTGATGAAAAAGAACAGAAAAACCCGCGATACGGGACACGGTGCATATTGA
- a CDS encoding SDR family NAD(P)-dependent oxidoreductase, with translation MDFPNQVVIITGAGINAKQWEKYHKLGIGCVLAQKFYEEGAKVAILDIDEEFGQETIRHFNLSTDRSMVIATDVSDENAVENAVAKVVERWGRIDALVNTAGWGGPQKRAEDYTFSTFRRVYEINTFGTYLMMAKTLPIMQKQKKGSIVNFGSVSGMFGYSLEIGYGSSKWSIIGMSKNAAVENGKNGVRVNSVSPGWVDTPMFASVLAGYKEDGIGNDGWDNVTVGPMGRIASPEEIANVVLFLCSEKASYINGANLLVDGGMTAGN, from the coding sequence ATGGATTTTCCAAATCAGGTTGTGATTATTACCGGCGCAGGAATAAATGCGAAGCAGTGGGAAAAGTATCACAAGCTAGGTATCGGCTGTGTGCTGGCACAAAAATTTTATGAAGAGGGAGCCAAGGTTGCCATTCTGGACATCGATGAAGAGTTCGGACAGGAAACAATCAGGCATTTTAATCTTTCTACTGATCGTTCCATGGTTATTGCTACGGATGTATCCGATGAAAATGCGGTGGAAAATGCGGTGGCGAAAGTGGTTGAACGCTGGGGGCGCATCGATGCGCTTGTGAATACGGCCGGTTGGGGCGGTCCGCAAAAGCGGGCGGAAGATTATACGTTTTCAACTTTCCGCCGGGTCTATGAGATCAATACGTTCGGAACATATCTGATGATGGCAAAAACATTGCCGATCATGCAGAAACAGAAAAAGGGATCCATCGTCAATTTCGGTTCGGTATCCGGTATGTTCGGATATTCGCTGGAAATCGGCTATGGGTCCAGTAAGTGGTCTATCATCGGGATGAGTAAAAATGCGGCAGTTGAAAATGGAAAGAATGGTGTCCGTGTCAATTCCGTTTCACCCGGCTGGGTTGATACGCCAATGTTTGCAAGTGTGCTTGCCGGATATAAAGAAGATGGTATCGGCAATGACGGCTGGGATAATGTGACCGTCGGTCCAATGGGCAGAATTGCATCTCCGGAAGAAATTGCCAATGTGGTTTTGTTTTTATGTTCGGAAAAAGCAAGCTATATCAACGGTGCAAACTTGTTGGTTGATGGCGGTATGACAGCAGGAAACTGA
- a CDS encoding DUF192 domain-containing protein — translation MKQFLSPAVKLLPRGAVLLCCLILSACSIFALDFEKRDLTITCTDGTTVPIRVELARSVRELTKGYMGRKNIPEGTGMLFIFKREEKLSFWMKNTPTALSIAFISSSGEIREIYDMTPFSTASVESTVSVRYALEVPRGWFAKKNIKPGSKLDLSQL, via the coding sequence ATGAAACAGTTTTTATCGCCGGCTGTAAAGCTGTTGCCGAGGGGAGCCGTTTTGCTGTGCTGCCTTATTTTAAGCGCCTGTTCGATATTTGCGCTTGACTTTGAAAAAAGAGATTTGACGATCACATGCACCGACGGCACGACCGTTCCCATACGGGTTGAGCTTGCGCGTTCCGTAAGAGAGCTCACAAAAGGCTATATGGGGCGCAAAAATATTCCCGAAGGAACTGGTATGCTTTTTATCTTTAAAAGAGAGGAAAAATTAAGCTTTTGGATGAAAAATACGCCGACGGCTCTTTCGATCGCCTTCATCAGTTCGAGCGGCGAAATCCGCGAAATATACGATATGACGCCGTTCAGTACTGCAAGCGTAGAGTCGACCGTTTCCGTGCGCTATGCGCTTGAAGTGCCGCGGGGTTGGTTTGCGAAAAAAAACATAAAGCCGGGCAGCAAACTCGACCTGTCGCAGCTTTAA
- a CDS encoding PilZN3 domain-containing protein — protein sequence MGVMTSQQISRFYDSYRNTEIMFSKETIKALNLDPRQVYIKCNSGQWPCIINSSSLSIARIIIGTKGGAYAAIQKVNTPVSLRFFFSDPNGQTMSFFVNAHVSAMDPYMNSKELAIATLAFNSKPPDDLIEIVGRLLETKDNAVKRREERIAITPESKRRLSLMKEETIVNIQNVPRNCIIRDLSFSGVKLIMMGVAQFLKNKEASLQLEFDEPRETLIIKGLTVNAVPVEGRKELVTLSIKFDEASVPISYKIHINNCLTAVRQKMLNSVAQSAPAKPAAAASASTIPAAKPTAPASPAAADIPNAAAQKTQG from the coding sequence ATGGGCGTTATGACAAGTCAGCAAATATCCCGCTTTTACGACTCATATCGGAATACGGAAATAATGTTTTCCAAAGAAACCATAAAAGCACTGAATCTCGATCCGCGGCAGGTGTATATAAAATGCAACAGCGGGCAATGGCCGTGCATAATAAATTCTTCGTCGCTGAGCATTGCGCGCATTATCATAGGTACAAAAGGCGGAGCATATGCCGCCATACAAAAAGTGAATACGCCGGTAAGTTTGCGGTTTTTCTTTTCGGATCCGAACGGACAAACAATGAGTTTTTTTGTCAACGCGCACGTCAGTGCGATGGATCCGTACATGAATTCCAAAGAACTTGCGATTGCGACGTTGGCGTTCAATTCAAAGCCGCCGGATGATCTCATCGAAATAGTCGGCCGCCTGCTCGAGACAAAAGATAACGCCGTCAAACGCAGAGAAGAGCGCATCGCCATTACGCCCGAATCGAAGCGGCGGCTTTCTTTAATGAAAGAAGAAACGATTGTCAATATACAAAACGTGCCGCGCAACTGCATTATACGCGATCTTTCGTTTTCCGGTGTAAAACTCATCATGATGGGTGTAGCGCAGTTTTTAAAAAACAAAGAAGCCTCTTTGCAGCTCGAATTCGATGAACCGCGTGAAACGCTTATCATTAAAGGCCTGACGGTCAATGCGGTACCGGTGGAAGGCCGAAAGGAATTGGTTACGCTTTCGATAAAATTCGACGAAGCTTCGGTTCCGATTTCGTATAAAATACACATCAACAACTGTCTGACGGCCGTGCGGCAAAAGATGCTCAACTCGGTCGCGCAAAGTGCTCCGGCAAAGCCCGCCGCGGCAGCTTCCGCAAGCACGATACCGGCGGCAAAGCCCACCGCTCCCGCCTCTCCCGCTGCAGCCGACATACCGAACGCGGCGGCGCAAAAAACGCAGGGATAA
- a CDS encoding phosphodiester glycosidase family protein has translation MSGKQTFSGAPFFLRLCFSALCIVFLFLQSCATGSGTESAAGTNPAADRSAAEKTETKEFLFPAPSSSQWQNLIPPVYYLRCKNKRERVRYTLVRIHLADSAIEVDGIPEDATEDGVTDAAYLWRTAAQKGFFAAVNATPFDYGPLFSGTLKLCGLYIRNGTELSAARSEYAALCFDRTKRAYIANSQTDDSVKQAHLAFGGFWTILENGTVLPFKNIRNARTAVGIGEDGYTLYLLTVEKNLFSRGLSFEDCALILKNAGAVDAVQLDGGGSTALIFPDFPAYSVRAKRKTANALGIRYVKR, from the coding sequence GTGTCCGGGAAACAAACGTTTTCAGGCGCACCGTTTTTTTTACGGCTGTGTTTTTCGGCGCTGTGCATTGTCTTTCTTTTTTTGCAAAGCTGCGCAACCGGTTCCGGAACGGAGTCTGCAGCCGGTACAAATCCTGCAGCCGACAGGTCGGCCGCCGAAAAAACCGAAACAAAAGAATTTCTATTTCCCGCCCCTTCGTCTTCTCAATGGCAAAATCTTATTCCGCCCGTATATTACCTGCGCTGTAAAAATAAGCGGGAACGGGTGCGCTATACGCTTGTGCGCATACACCTTGCCGATTCTGCCATTGAAGTTGACGGAATACCTGAAGACGCCACGGAAGACGGCGTTACGGATGCGGCCTACCTTTGGCGCACGGCCGCACAAAAAGGTTTTTTTGCGGCGGTAAACGCGACACCCTTCGATTACGGGCCGCTTTTTTCGGGCACACTCAAATTGTGCGGACTTTATATACGCAACGGTACGGAATTGTCCGCTGCTCGAAGCGAATATGCCGCCTTATGTTTCGACCGCACAAAGCGCGCGTATATTGCAAACAGTCAAACGGACGACTCGGTAAAACAGGCGCATCTTGCTTTCGGCGGATTTTGGACGATTTTGGAAAACGGAACCGTTCTCCCATTTAAAAATATCCGGAACGCGCGCACCGCCGTCGGGATCGGCGAAGACGGTTATACGCTTTATCTTTTAACCGTAGAAAAAAATCTTTTTTCGCGCGGACTTTCGTTTGAAGATTGCGCGCTCATTTTAAAAAATGCGGGTGCCGTTGATGCCGTTCAGCTCGACGGAGGCGGGTCGACCGCCCTTATTTTTCCCGATTTTCCCGCGTATTCGGTGCGCGCCAAACGCAAAACGGCCAACGCCCTCGGCATACGGTACGTGAAAAGATAA
- a CDS encoding amino acid permease, with the protein MSENKKNPEKEIHLTRKISLVAMIAMGVGSTVGSGIFTSVGEVAGAAGSAVLAILSFLIGGLLMIPQNLLYTELSSAYPEDGGMVVYFREAGWNFMSFFYSWSCFFSSDPIGEAIMAISIGSYLSYFTHWSTLTVKIIAVLLIAGFGWLHIVHAKAGAKVLSALTAVKIVPFFLLIIIGLFFVKGGNFSASVAGAGASGIMALLAGISATTWSYDGMYASSILGGEVENPKKNLPIALISTVLVCTALYTALTASAVGLVDVSVLASSDAPIATAFEQIPGIGSSAAIIASVLAVFVVTGSLCGLIMWQPRITYKAANEGYWWRSWGKVHPVWNTPYVAMLWEVGVACILVFFSSISDLLGYFTLISLLRNALGFLTWFIVRKKKNYNPTYRMPAGPLMCILAVVPSAILLASTFVWAPKAGIIASIFAIVSAIVAYMYFKKANADIIAQRKKERQQAATDVQ; encoded by the coding sequence ATGTCTGAAAATAAGAAAAATCCTGAAAAGGAAATTCATCTAACACGAAAGATCTCGTTGGTGGCCATGATCGCGATGGGGGTTGGTTCAACGGTCGGCTCAGGAATATTTACGTCGGTAGGCGAGGTCGCGGGTGCGGCCGGGAGTGCCGTGCTTGCGATCCTTTCTTTTCTGATCGGCGGCTTGTTGATGATTCCCCAGAATCTTTTATATACGGAACTTTCATCCGCGTATCCGGAAGATGGCGGAATGGTCGTTTATTTCCGTGAAGCGGGCTGGAATTTCATGAGCTTCTTCTATTCCTGGTCATGCTTTTTTTCATCCGATCCGATCGGAGAAGCTATCATGGCGATTTCTATCGGAAGTTACCTCTCTTATTTTACTCATTGGTCGACATTAACGGTTAAGATCATTGCTGTTTTGTTAATTGCTGGGTTCGGATGGCTGCATATTGTACATGCGAAGGCAGGGGCAAAGGTGTTGTCCGCTTTGACCGCCGTCAAAATTGTACCGTTCTTCCTTTTGATCATCATAGGTCTGTTCTTTGTAAAGGGAGGAAATTTTTCAGCCAGCGTCGCAGGTGCCGGCGCATCCGGTATCATGGCGCTATTAGCCGGAATTTCAGCGACAACATGGTCGTATGATGGCATGTATGCATCGTCCATTCTGGGCGGCGAGGTGGAAAATCCCAAGAAAAATCTGCCGATCGCTTTAATTTCAACGGTACTTGTCTGCACGGCATTATATACTGCCTTGACGGCATCGGCCGTAGGATTGGTGGATGTTTCAGTGTTGGCTTCTTCGGATGCGCCTATTGCAACAGCTTTTGAACAGATTCCCGGCATCGGTTCTTCTGCTGCGATAATCGCGTCTGTTCTTGCTGTATTTGTCGTCACCGGTTCTTTATGTGGTCTGATTATGTGGCAGCCGCGCATTACCTACAAGGCAGCAAATGAAGGATATTGGTGGAGAAGTTGGGGAAAAGTTCATCCGGTATGGAATACGCCGTATGTTGCGATGCTCTGGGAAGTCGGCGTGGCCTGTATTCTGGTGTTCTTTTCTTCGATCAGTGATCTGCTCGGCTATTTTACATTGATTTCACTGTTGCGCAATGCGTTGGGATTTCTGACATGGTTTATTGTTCGCAAAAAGAAAAATTATAATCCGACATACAGAATGCCGGCCGGCCCGCTCATGTGCATTCTGGCCGTTGTTCCCTCCGCTATTCTGCTTGCCTCGACATTTGTCTGGGCGCCAAAGGCGGGAATTATCGCTTCTATTTTTGCCATCGTATCAGCTATTGTGGCATATATGTATTTTAAAAAAGCGAACGCGGATATCATTGCTCAGCGGAAAAAGGAAAGGCAGCAGGCAGCCACGGATGTTCAATAA